The Desmonostoc muscorum LEGE 12446 genome includes a region encoding these proteins:
- a CDS encoding ISLre2 family transposase, with translation MKKNISANLNFADSLSDFQKDVTNLLDLKNIEEWSGKIVKEREEKIRQAALVLAGQCIAILLHKLSQSESAHQTAINQTKGWWHTDTQRHGYTKREILTVGNVVVNLKLPYVVQKREKKAKNKSTNVGFCPLLKWLGMSEGLTPLVWSDITKYGAIASSFEAAHTILGDWGINISLKRIERLTYKFGQISIDLRQTKISNLQQGKLPGGNILKDQRVVIAVDGGRSRIRINKKGRKNLKTNKHGFTGEWVEPKLLTIYVVDEQGKKVKNGEINIVNDGTYEDYKGFLPILEMHLISLGISQAKQVLLVADGAEWIWKHIPPLLKKLKSPDATYQLFDFYHVTERLQKFADVAFSDDKERNNWFKKARRTLKKSNAMTIIRQMDEFISEATGERCKTMVTQRNYLLRAYRERRLNYAKILDQKLPIGSGAIESLIRQVVNLRIKGNSKFWLKENAEIILHLRCQWMAGSWDNFCGSIFNSFIKPQAA, from the coding sequence ATGAAAAAAAATATATCTGCAAATTTAAATTTTGCCGATTCATTATCAGATTTTCAAAAGGATGTGACTAACCTTTTAGATTTGAAAAATATCGAGGAGTGGTCTGGAAAAATAGTTAAAGAAAGAGAAGAAAAAATTAGACAGGCTGCCTTAGTTTTAGCGGGTCAATGTATCGCCATATTATTGCATAAGCTTTCTCAATCAGAGTCGGCTCATCAAACAGCAATTAATCAAACCAAAGGATGGTGGCATACCGACACACAAAGACACGGTTATACGAAGAGGGAAATATTAACAGTAGGTAATGTTGTAGTAAATCTTAAATTACCATACGTTGTTCAAAAAAGAGAAAAGAAAGCGAAGAATAAATCTACTAATGTTGGATTCTGCCCCTTGCTAAAATGGTTAGGAATGTCAGAAGGCTTGACCCCATTAGTTTGGTCAGATATTACAAAATATGGTGCCATAGCTAGTTCTTTTGAAGCCGCACATACAATCCTGGGTGATTGGGGAATTAATATTAGTCTTAAACGAATTGAACGATTGACATATAAATTTGGTCAAATCAGCATTGATTTACGTCAAACTAAAATATCTAACTTGCAACAAGGTAAATTACCTGGTGGGAATATACTTAAAGACCAGAGAGTTGTGATTGCTGTAGATGGTGGCAGGAGTAGAATTAGGATTAATAAAAAAGGTAGAAAAAATCTCAAAACAAACAAGCACGGCTTTACAGGGGAATGGGTTGAGCCAAAATTATTAACAATTTATGTGGTTGATGAACAGGGTAAAAAAGTTAAAAATGGCGAAATAAACATTGTAAATGATGGCACTTATGAAGACTATAAAGGCTTTTTGCCAATTTTAGAAATGCATCTGATTAGTTTGGGAATTAGTCAAGCAAAACAAGTTTTATTAGTTGCTGACGGTGCTGAATGGATTTGGAAGCATATTCCCCCTCTTTTAAAGAAATTGAAATCTCCCGATGCGACTTATCAATTATTTGATTTTTACCATGTTACTGAACGGCTACAGAAATTTGCTGATGTAGCGTTTAGTGATGATAAGGAGCGGAATAATTGGTTTAAAAAAGCACGGAGAACTTTAAAAAAAAGTAATGCCATGACCATAATTAGGCAGATGGATGAATTTATATCTGAAGCTACGGGAGAGCGTTGTAAAACTATGGTCACACAGAGAAATTACCTTTTACGTGCCTATCGTGAAAGGCGTTTAAATTACGCTAAGATACTAGACCAAAAACTACCAATAGGTAGTGGAGCAATTGAGAGTTTAATTCGTCAAGTTGTCAACTTAAGAATCAAGGGTAACAGTAAATTTTGGTTGAAAGAAAATGCAGAAATTATCTTACATCTGCGTTGTCAATGGATGGCTGGAAGTTGGGATAATTTTTGTGGTTCTATCTTTAATTCTTTTATCAAACCCCAAGCTGCTTGA
- a CDS encoding CHAT domain-containing protein codes for MQTSILFANKITLYLNIIFSDGYARRRHRLFLTRPHKIALLPFNTYFVNPDDACEGLRHHITVPLSEPLIHGQTYLLLVDISPERKGIESEPTPFPDQALAQVWNDSESLPLDLVVASKDFNIDATVKKLTLPRSGASDSVQFTVKPNLFEGRGYIQVDLLYRGYLLQSKQLAVLIIPVAGAEIPESLRPPQTATITFTTTDLLTHDKLTLLPERFLTVDVQIDTRDSSTDLRFLDRTQGNQELVSYSTNLQSGLGNAIARVRQKLHSMAATKEGYQFKTQGDMKLLNTWLPQLADAGRYLYRSLLPENKGRTLGEDNGEKLRAALKPDSVIQVNPINQILGLGKSTIPWALLYERKVMTSKEVHVCEEFLNHDIDCTDCPFKDNYKVVCPHAFWGYRYAIEQLPAWTSGELSQTPSLVWQIANNQPLYINFNVWRDFRFWKNHLPKIEQLGYVKMLVAEEIMELENIWATYSSDLDIVYFYCHGGIDETEQLPYLQLSDDKISSNFLEACEVNWQHRPLVLLNGCATGDYGPESYISLIDDFRAAGASGVIGTECPVPELFAELYAITLLKRVFRGEPLGQAMLTVRREMLQQNLNPLGLVYSLYAPYEIALARALAHN; via the coding sequence GTGCAAACCAGTATTTTATTTGCAAATAAAATCACCTTGTACCTAAATATAATTTTTAGCGATGGCTACGCCCGCCGCAGGCATCGCTTGTTTTTGACCAGACCTCACAAAATCGCATTGCTCCCCTTTAATACTTACTTTGTTAACCCTGACGATGCCTGCGAGGGGCTACGCCATCACATAACTGTTCCACTCAGCGAACCCTTAATTCACGGACAGACTTATTTATTGCTTGTAGACATCAGCCCAGAACGAAAAGGAATAGAGAGTGAGCCGACTCCATTTCCAGATCAAGCCTTGGCTCAGGTGTGGAATGACTCGGAATCCTTACCTCTAGATTTAGTGGTGGCTTCTAAAGACTTTAACATTGATGCAACTGTCAAAAAGCTAACCTTACCCCGCAGTGGTGCATCAGACAGTGTACAGTTCACCGTTAAACCTAACTTATTTGAAGGTCGAGGCTACATTCAGGTGGACTTGTTATATCGCGGATATCTGCTCCAGTCAAAGCAACTTGCAGTCCTCATCATCCCCGTAGCCGGGGCAGAAATCCCAGAGTCACTGCGCCCACCTCAAACTGCTACCATTACCTTTACTACCACTGACTTGCTGACTCATGACAAGCTAACACTGCTTCCTGAGCGATTCTTAACTGTAGATGTACAGATTGATACACGGGATAGTAGCACTGATCTGCGCTTTCTGGACAGGACACAGGGCAATCAAGAACTAGTATCTTATAGTACAAATTTACAATCTGGGTTAGGAAATGCGATCGCCAGAGTGCGGCAAAAATTGCACTCAATGGCGGCGACAAAAGAGGGTTATCAGTTTAAAACCCAAGGCGATATGAAGTTGCTGAATACCTGGCTACCTCAGTTAGCCGATGCTGGACGATATTTATATCGCTCATTGCTCCCCGAAAACAAAGGTCGAACGTTAGGTGAAGACAATGGCGAAAAATTACGCGCCGCATTGAAACCCGATAGTGTCATCCAAGTCAACCCCATTAACCAAATTTTAGGATTGGGAAAGTCTACAATTCCTTGGGCGTTGCTATACGAGCGTAAGGTAATGACCAGTAAAGAAGTTCATGTCTGCGAAGAATTTCTCAATCACGACATCGACTGTACTGACTGTCCTTTTAAGGATAATTACAAGGTTGTTTGCCCCCATGCTTTTTGGGGCTACCGCTATGCTATTGAGCAACTTCCAGCTTGGACAAGTGGCGAACTTTCTCAAACGCCTAGCCTTGTATGGCAAATTGCCAATAATCAACCTTTGTATATCAATTTCAACGTCTGGCGGGATTTTAGGTTTTGGAAAAACCACCTGCCTAAAATTGAACAACTTGGTTACGTGAAAATGTTAGTAGCTGAAGAAATCATGGAACTGGAGAATATTTGGGCAACTTACAGTTCTGATTTAGATATTGTGTACTTTTATTGTCACGGCGGTATAGATGAAACTGAACAACTGCCTTACTTGCAACTGAGCGATGACAAAATTTCCAGTAATTTTCTCGAAGCCTGCGAGGTAAACTGGCAGCATCGCCCTTTAGTCTTACTCAACGGCTGCGCTACTGGGGATTATGGGCCGGAGAGTTACATCAGCTTAATTGATGACTTTCGTGCAGCTGGTGCTAGTGGCGTAATTGGTACGGAATGCCCCGTACCAGAATTATTTGCAGAACTCTATGCCATTACCTTGCTCAAGCGAGTATTTCGCGGAGAACCTTTAGGACAAGCTATGCTGACAGTGCGGCGAGAAATGCTTCAGCAAAACCTCAATCCTTTGGGTTTAGTGTATTCATTGTATGCTCCTTATGAGATTGCTTTAGCTCGTGCGCTCGCCCATAATTAA
- a CDS encoding WD40 repeat domain-containing protein: MRHEGYVYSVAFSPDSKYLATASADKTARIWEVPSGREISRLTNNDIKTVVFSSDGKYLATTSNDGTVKVWLWRAEDLIQEACNRLPRNLTSEEWQQYLNDESYSKTCLNLD, translated from the coding sequence ATGAGACATGAAGGTTATGTATACTCTGTCGCATTCAGTCCAGATAGTAAATATTTAGCAACAGCAAGTGCAGATAAAACTGCAAGAATATGGGAAGTTCCTAGTGGTCGAGAGATTTCACGGTTGACTAATAATGATATTAAGACAGTAGTTTTTAGCTCAGATGGAAAATACTTAGCTACAACAAGTAATGATGGCACGGTAAAAGTTTGGCTCTGGAGAGCAGAAGACTTAATTCAAGAAGCTTGTAACCGTCTACCACGAAATTTGACATCAGAAGAATGGCAACAATATTTAAATGATGAATCTTATTCTAAGACTTGCTTAAATCTTGATTAA
- a CDS encoding nSTAND1 domain-containing NTPase gives MNRDALVVGINQYPFLKDTPTSKAKHLFTPANDAEAIAQRLEEYGDFRVRRLPETIQGEQRRVTSDGLVKHETLEDAIIQLFNPVGENIPETALLYFIGHGLRKNRGGVTEGFLAASDVDPRKNLWGISVRWLRELLQKSPVKQQIVWLDCCYSGELFNFVEADLGTSLQEQTRFLIAASREFEFAEEDIQGKHGVFSKALWQGLDPRQQPDGLVNNDKLIEYIAQTLKDVPQQPIWYNPNREIMLTGEREDVLIHIPNGVCPYKGLRFFDVEDATYFYGREVLTQKLIQHVQVGKGNFLAVLGVSGSGKSSLLRAGLIYQLQQQRRLPGTEEWKIRIFSPGEQPLVSLATAFLDESATDMQRAEQLKVADEAIAQGATGLARLIRAARSPRTLLIVDQFEEIFTVCQSHSDRQQFISSLLGALKQTGDKLCLIFAMRDDFLGKCAAYHELTDLIQTNLVMVTPMSLEELQQAIREPAAKLGRKVEENLINAILKDLGVEVGQPTQEPEPGMLPLLSYTLEQLWQRQKLNWLKLDSYHQLGGVRKTLENLAEKTYKKLSAEEQRVTDLIFINLTQLGEGTPDTRKQVPQRDLISLDKSERLVERVIQKLALAKLIVTSEQRRGEEKVAVVDVSHEALIRHWSRLRELLDNNREAIRTERKIQAAAEEWQDKEKYQDYLLTGLRLAETEKFLHNEVDTVPLSNLAKEFIQNSQEYQIQQEQRWKKLYEEAEEQRKIALARQLAAQSELLRNQQPRLLERSVLLAVESVKRYHSVETDQALRQGLSLLARPLVNLKNEYKNMATAISFSLDSNLLAIHQEEDTVQLWHWNSDIILKSLKHRKKISPPPNSHNYKFSISSSFFIGHDYLVTISDESFINNAYQYDYHTIWVWELLTGQAISSETLRTRIIDIDFCASRNYIVAVLPLSYFEPQVNAIVHKSQVIFWQLINRKLTPIRKLISESEISAVALHPNLECLALSYKNKVIFVMWDSDQEFKSIEQEEVSIVVFSPDGSYLATAVNDLSNQKYTVSVWDIISTKEIIRIPHKDILYSLAFSPDGKYLATTGRSTITHIWQIDSGQESARINHDSFVHKIVFSPVYNGGYLLAGSSAQIWKLDGMPEIASIDYKTKNVKSINDDIMCGAVFSPDCKHLAIIDENNTVQIWNIINGKEFVSHLSYDLPVKLFCFSPDGEYIATVSKDNTLCLKKWKDCTSEPLILIKGKDSGKLIRSFIFSLDGNYLAIAIETANNRKWEIRVLSIEDKMTHSQTNQNNASQVWEVLSQEESKYITYEETEVTIVKQNNDIPIKVNDVNLSCDGENLYLAIAKSDGTAIIWNVVDGNKIIQIAHKSID, from the coding sequence ATGAATCGAGATGCGCTGGTAGTGGGAATTAATCAGTATCCTTTCCTGAAAGATACTCCAACAAGCAAAGCGAAACATCTTTTTACCCCTGCTAACGATGCCGAAGCGATCGCGCAACGTTTAGAAGAATATGGTGATTTTCGCGTGCGGCGGCTGCCAGAAACGATTCAGGGTGAACAGCGTCGAGTCACATCTGATGGTTTGGTCAAACATGAAACTTTGGAAGATGCGATCATCCAGTTATTCAACCCAGTAGGCGAAAATATTCCAGAAACAGCGCTGTTATATTTTATCGGTCATGGTTTACGCAAAAATCGCGGCGGGGTAACTGAAGGTTTTTTGGCTGCCAGTGATGTTGATCCCCGAAAGAATTTGTGGGGTATTTCCGTGCGATGGTTGCGAGAACTGTTGCAAAAAAGTCCTGTCAAGCAGCAAATCGTCTGGCTGGACTGCTGCTACAGTGGAGAACTATTCAATTTTGTAGAAGCAGATTTGGGGACATCGCTTCAGGAGCAAACGCGGTTTTTAATTGCTGCATCAAGAGAATTTGAATTTGCTGAGGAAGATATTCAGGGAAAGCATGGGGTATTTTCCAAAGCACTTTGGCAAGGACTTGATCCCAGACAACAGCCAGATGGTTTGGTCAACAATGATAAATTAATTGAGTATATTGCCCAAACCCTCAAGGATGTTCCCCAGCAGCCAATTTGGTATAACCCCAACCGGGAAATTATGCTCACTGGTGAACGAGAAGACGTTCTCATTCACATCCCAAATGGAGTTTGTCCTTACAAAGGGTTACGCTTCTTTGATGTTGAAGATGCTACCTATTTTTATGGGCGGGAAGTATTGACCCAAAAGCTGATTCAGCACGTTCAAGTGGGTAAAGGAAATTTTTTGGCCGTGTTGGGCGTATCGGGGAGTGGTAAATCTTCCTTACTGCGGGCGGGGTTGATTTACCAGTTACAGCAACAGCGCAGATTACCAGGGACAGAGGAATGGAAAATTCGGATTTTTAGCCCAGGAGAGCAACCTTTGGTGAGTTTGGCAACGGCATTTCTGGATGAGTCAGCCACAGATATGCAGCGTGCAGAACAGCTAAAAGTGGCAGATGAGGCGATCGCACAAGGAGCAACAGGGCTAGCACGATTAATTAGAGCAGCGCGATCGCCTCGCACCCTACTAATTGTCGATCAGTTTGAAGAGATTTTTACCGTTTGTCAGAGCCACAGCGATCGACAGCAGTTTATTTCTAGTTTATTGGGGGCGCTCAAACAAACAGGAGATAAACTCTGCTTAATATTTGCCATGCGTGATGATTTCTTGGGTAAGTGTGCTGCATATCATGAGCTAACTGATTTGATTCAAACCAATCTGGTGATGGTAACTCCCATGTCTTTAGAAGAGTTGCAGCAAGCAATCCGAGAACCGGCAGCGAAACTAGGACGGAAGGTAGAAGAAAATTTAATCAATGCTATTCTCAAAGACTTGGGAGTTGAAGTAGGACAACCCACACAAGAACCTGAACCGGGAATGTTGCCTTTGTTGTCATATACTTTAGAGCAGCTTTGGCAACGACAGAAACTGAATTGGTTGAAGCTAGATAGTTATCACCAACTAGGCGGGGTGCGAAAAACCCTAGAAAATTTGGCAGAAAAAACTTACAAGAAACTTTCGGCTGAAGAACAACGGGTAACGGACTTGATTTTTATTAATTTGACTCAGTTAGGGGAAGGTACACCAGACACACGCAAGCAAGTTCCACAGAGAGATTTGATTTCTTTGGATAAATCTGAACGGTTGGTAGAGCGAGTAATTCAAAAGCTGGCACTAGCGAAGTTAATCGTCACTAGCGAACAACGCAGAGGTGAAGAAAAAGTGGCGGTAGTGGATGTGTCTCATGAAGCTTTGATTCGCCATTGGTCAAGGTTGAGGGAGTTGCTGGATAATAATCGGGAGGCGATTAGAACTGAGCGCAAGATTCAGGCTGCGGCAGAGGAGTGGCAAGATAAAGAGAAATATCAGGATTATTTATTAACAGGGTTAAGGTTAGCTGAAACTGAGAAATTTCTTCATAATGAGGTAGATACTGTGCCTCTATCGAATTTAGCAAAAGAGTTTATTCAAAACAGTCAAGAGTATCAAATTCAGCAAGAACAGCGTTGGAAAAAGTTATATGAAGAAGCAGAAGAACAGCGTAAAATTGCTCTTGCACGCCAATTAGCAGCACAATCAGAACTACTACGAAATCAACAACCACGTTTACTAGAACGTAGTGTTTTACTAGCTGTAGAATCTGTGAAACGCTATCACTCTGTAGAAACAGATCAGGCTTTAAGACAAGGATTAAGTCTACTAGCTCGTCCTCTAGTAAATTTAAAAAATGAATATAAAAATATGGCAACAGCTATATCATTCAGTTTAGATAGCAATCTCTTAGCTATTCATCAAGAAGAAGATACTGTTCAATTATGGCACTGGAATAGTGATATAATTCTTAAATCTCTAAAACATAGAAAAAAAATTTCACCTCCGCCTAATTCTCATAATTATAAGTTTTCTATTTCTTCATCTTTTTTCATTGGTCACGATTATTTAGTTACTATTAGTGATGAATCTTTTATTAATAATGCATATCAATACGATTATCATACTATTTGGGTTTGGGAATTATTAACGGGTCAGGCAATAAGTAGTGAAACTTTACGAACAAGAATAATAGATATTGATTTTTGCGCCTCTAGGAATTATATTGTAGCAGTTTTACCATTATCTTACTTTGAACCTCAAGTTAATGCTATAGTTCATAAAAGCCAAGTAATATTTTGGCAATTAATAAATAGAAAATTAACTCCAATAAGAAAACTTATTTCTGAAAGTGAGATTAGTGCCGTTGCTTTACACCCTAATTTAGAGTGTTTAGCATTGTCATATAAAAATAAGGTTATTTTTGTGATGTGGGATAGTGATCAAGAGTTCAAAAGCATAGAACAAGAGGAAGTTTCTATTGTTGTTTTTAGTCCTGATGGAAGTTATCTAGCAACAGCAGTTAATGACTTATCTAACCAAAAATATACTGTAAGTGTATGGGATATTATTAGCACAAAAGAAATAATTCGGATACCTCATAAAGATATTTTATACTCTCTTGCTTTCAGCCCTGATGGGAAATATCTAGCAACAACAGGCCGATCTACAATTACGCATATATGGCAAATTGATAGTGGACAAGAATCTGCGCGGATAAATCATGATAGTTTTGTTCATAAAATAGTTTTCAGTCCTGTTTACAACGGAGGGTATTTACTAGCCGGTTCTTCTGCTCAGATATGGAAGTTAGATGGTATGCCAGAAATTGCTTCTATTGACTACAAAACTAAAAATGTAAAATCTATTAATGATGACATCATGTGTGGTGCTGTTTTTAGCCCAGATTGTAAACATTTAGCCATTATAGATGAAAACAACACTGTTCAAATATGGAACATAATCAATGGGAAAGAATTTGTATCTCATCTCTCATACGATTTGCCTGTAAAGTTATTCTGTTTTAGCCCAGATGGAGAATATATAGCTACTGTGAGTAAAGATAATACGTTGTGCCTCAAAAAGTGGAAAGATTGTACAAGTGAGCCATTAATATTGATAAAAGGTAAAGACTCAGGCAAGCTTATACGAAGTTTCATTTTTAGTCTAGATGGTAACTATTTAGCTATCGCAATAGAAACTGCTAATAATAGAAAATGGGAAATACGTGTACTGTCTATAGAAGACAAAATGACTCACTCGCAGACAAATCAAAATAATGCTAGTCAGGTTTGGGAGGTTTTAAGTCAAGAAGAATCCAAGTATATTACCTATGAAGAAACAGAAGTAACAATAGTTAAACAAAATAACGATATACCAATTAAAGTTAATGATGTGAATTTAAGCTGTGATGGAGAAAATTTATATTTGGCTATAGCAAAGTCTGATGGTACTGCCATAATTTGGAATGTGGTTGATGGAAATAAAATCATACAAATAGCTCATAAAAGTATTGATTAG
- a CDS encoding tyrosine-type recombinase/integrase: protein MENLPVLSVESLAVEVVTLPLDEARVALVDYYFPNRQKINSTQQLIELWVHSVTIKSDQTRRAYRQIGYELVDYMQSRFGISDLRMVTLFHLHANLAWLKDEKPVRGKKNTYGISKNTAAKYTAAIKSLWEWGTRASIGYFAIDLGKDLSIQWDDKLAERILSEREIAKLEKAAMAVDLQHNTNKMHWLLFTLMFYSGVRAGEIARQTSDYGKRVITPGLFWRQFREDGDCLLLTVTGKRNKTRTISLDPETSAVLLDYRGDASNDRPVFPSPSRRDRGKPLSDRGLRLMMEEISTCAGIKFSAHFLRHTHATLAKKNGASDFDLQADLGHASPATTAKYIHHVGRVGTSHALRRKSKHR from the coding sequence ATGGAAAATTTACCTGTATTAAGCGTGGAATCACTTGCTGTGGAGGTGGTGACTCTACCGCTTGATGAAGCTCGTGTCGCGCTTGTGGATTATTATTTTCCCAACCGCCAGAAAATTAATTCCACACAACAGCTAATTGAGCTATGGGTACATTCTGTCACTATCAAAAGCGACCAAACGCGACGGGCATATCGGCAAATTGGTTATGAGCTTGTCGATTATATGCAGTCGCGGTTTGGGATATCTGATTTGAGGATGGTAACGTTATTCCATCTACACGCAAATCTTGCTTGGCTCAAGGATGAAAAGCCAGTACGAGGAAAGAAAAATACTTATGGAATTAGTAAAAATACTGCGGCTAAATACACGGCAGCGATTAAAAGTTTGTGGGAGTGGGGTACTAGAGCTTCTATTGGTTATTTTGCTATCGACTTGGGCAAGGACTTAAGCATCCAGTGGGACGATAAGCTTGCAGAGCGGATTCTGTCGGAACGCGAGATTGCTAAGTTGGAAAAAGCGGCGATGGCAGTAGACTTACAACACAACACTAATAAGATGCATTGGCTGCTGTTTACTCTCATGTTTTACAGTGGGGTGAGGGCGGGAGAAATTGCGCGGCAAACTTCTGATTATGGTAAGCGCGTAATTACGCCGGGGTTATTTTGGCGGCAGTTTCGGGAGGATGGGGACTGTCTATTGTTAACTGTGACGGGGAAACGAAATAAAACCAGAACTATTAGTCTCGATCCGGAAACTAGTGCAGTGTTACTGGATTATCGTGGGGATGCCAGCAACGATCGGCCGGTGTTTCCTAGTCCCAGTCGGCGGGATAGGGGTAAACCTCTAAGCGATCGCGGGTTGCGACTGATGATGGAAGAAATTTCTACTTGTGCGGGAATTAAGTTCAGCGCCCACTTTCTCCGCCACACTCACGCAACGCTGGCTAAGAAAAATGGAGCTTCTGATTTTGACTTGCAAGCAGATTTGGGCCATGCTTCCCCGGCGACAACTGCAAAGTACATTCACCATGTCGGGCGTGTTGGGACTTCTCACGCACTGCGTAGAAAAAGCAAACACAGGTAA